The nucleotide window CCAGCCGCGTCTCCACCTGCGTCGCCGTGATGTCGCCCCGCCCCAGCGCCACGTGCAGCGCCTCGACGCTGTCGTACTTCAGCGCCTTTGCCGCGGCCGCCTCCGTCAGTGAGCGGGGCAGCCTGCGCAGCGTCTTCGTCAGCAGCTCATGCCCCTGCTCCATGTGCTCGCTGCGCTCCAGCCTCCGGAACCACTGCCGGATCTTCTGGTGCGCCGACGCCGTGTTCACGTACCCCAGCGCCTGGTTGAGCCAGTCCATGCTCGGCCCGCGCGTCACCTTGCTGGTGACGATCTCCACCGTGTCGCCGTTCTGCAGCGGCGTGTCCAGCGGCACCAGCCGCCCGTTCACCTTCGCCCCGATGCACTTGTGCCCCAGCTCCGTGTGGATCAGGTACGCAAAGTCGATGGGCGTCGAGTTCGTCGGCAGCTCCCGCACGTCGCCCTTCGGCGTGTACACGAAGACCTGGTCCTTCAGGATGTCCGTCTTGACCGACTCCAGGAACTCGTCCGTGGCCACCACCTCGCGCTGCCACTCCAGCAGCTGCCGAAGCCACGTCATCTTCTCCTCGAACTGCCCGTTCTTGGCGTTGCCGCCCTTCTTCTTGCTGATCTCCTTGTACGACCAGTGCGCCGCGACGCCGTACTCCGCCAGCTCGTGCATCTCGTACGTGCGGACCTGCACTTCCATCGGGATGCCGCCCTCGCACATCACCGTCGTGTGCAGCGACTGGTACAGGTTCTCCTTCGGCGTCGCGATGTAGTCGTCGAACTGCCCCGGCACCGGGTGCCACAGCTGGTGTACGACGCCCAGGGTGTTGTAGCAGTCGCCCTTGGTCTCGACCAGGATGCGGATGGCGTACAGGTCGCGGATCTCGTCGTACTCCCGCCCGATGTCCGCGTACTTGTTCATCTTCTGGTAGATGCTGTAGATGCTCTTGGGCCGGCCGTAGACGCTCCCCTGGATCTCCGCAGCCTTCAGCTCAGAGCGCACCCGCTGGCACTGCCGGTTGAGGAACGCCTCGCGCTCGGCCCGGCGGATCGCCAGCTTGCGGGAGATCTCCTTGTACACGTCCGGGTTGAGCGTGCGGAAGGCCAGGTCTTCCAGCTGCCACTTGATGTCCCACATGCCCAGCCTGTGGGCCAGCGGCGCGTAGATGTCGAGCGTCTCCTGCGCGATCGCCCGTTGCCGGTCGGGAGGCAGCGGCGCCAGCGTCTGCATGTTGTGCAGCCGGTCCGCCAGCTTGATGACTACGACCCGCACGTCCTCCGCCATCGCGACCAGCATCTTGCGAATGCTCTCCGCCTGTGCGTCCCGTTCGAGGACCTCCTCCGCGGACTTGTTCTCTGTCAGCAGGTCCAGCCGCGTCAGCTTGGTGACGCCGTCGACCAGCCGCGCCACCTCCGGCCCGAACATGCCGGACAGGTCGCCATGCGTCATGCCGGTGTCTTCGATGACGTCGTGGAGGAGCGTGGCGGCCAGCGTGGCGGAGTCCTGCCGGAGGTCTGCAAGGAAGAGGGCTGCGTTGAGGGGGTGCTCGATGTAGGGTTCGCCGGACTTGCGGAACTGGCCTTCATGCTGGGAGGCGGCAAACTCGTAGGCCTGCTCCACAAGGAGAAGCCGGTCTTCAGATAAGTACGTGCTTGCCTTGTCCAAAAGGTCGGACAGTTGAACGGCCATGTCACCCCTGCCCGTTTGCGCTATTGGATTCTAGTCTATCACGATTGGGCCATTTGACCAGTGCCCGGCAATACGGTTTGCTTTACGCTTCCAGACCCATTGGGTATGCTTGAAACGCCTGAAATACGTTCGGAACCGGAGGAAATCCCCGTGCAGTTTCGCCTTCCAAGGGGCACCCAGGACAGGCTCCCGGAGGACCAGCCGTACTGGGAGTACGTCACGTCCGTCGCCCGCGAGCAGGCCCGCCGCTTCGGCTACGGCCAGATCGACACCCCCGTATTCGAGAACGCGGGCCTCTTCCACCGCGGCATCGGCGAGGGCACCGACATCGTCGAGAAGGAGACCTACACCTTCCCCGATCGCAGCGGC belongs to Chloroflexota bacterium and includes:
- a CDS encoding bifunctional (p)ppGpp synthetase/guanosine-3',5'-bis(diphosphate) 3'-pyrophosphohydrolase yields the protein MAVQLSDLLDKASTYLSEDRLLLVEQAYEFAASQHEGQFRKSGEPYIEHPLNAALFLADLRQDSATLAATLLHDVIEDTGMTHGDLSGMFGPEVARLVDGVTKLTRLDLLTENKSAEEVLERDAQAESIRKMLVAMAEDVRVVVIKLADRLHNMQTLAPLPPDRQRAIAQETLDIYAPLAHRLGMWDIKWQLEDLAFRTLNPDVYKEISRKLAIRRAEREAFLNRQCQRVRSELKAAEIQGSVYGRPKSIYSIYQKMNKYADIGREYDEIRDLYAIRILVETKGDCYNTLGVVHQLWHPVPGQFDDYIATPKENLYQSLHTTVMCEGGIPMEVQVRTYEMHELAEYGVAAHWSYKEISKKKGGNAKNGQFEEKMTWLRQLLEWQREVVATDEFLESVKTDILKDQVFVYTPKGDVRELPTNSTPIDFAYLIHTELGHKCIGAKVNGRLVPLDTPLQNGDTVEIVTSKVTRGPSMDWLNQALGYVNTASAHQKIRQWFRRLERSEHMEQGHELLTKTLRRLPRSLTEAAAAKALKYDSVEALHVALGRGDITATQVETRLAPQQEPAVIAATHPVQPPESPTTGIKVLGTGDLLTRTARCCNPVPGDAIIGYITRVRGVTVHRTSCPNIIHEDEKERLVEVTWGPTEDLHPVRVEITGWDRVGLLRDITVMVAGEKVNIAGVVTGEPGDGTAVITLTLYTTGVAQLSRLFTRLDGIKGVINVSRTTADTAGTRA